A DNA window from Sporomusaceae bacterium FL31 contains the following coding sequences:
- a CDS encoding nitrogenase cofactor biosynthesis protein NifB: MENECSKTAVPVIPEDLAEMTAKHPCYSFDAHHKYARMHLPVAPVCNISCNYCNRKYDCVNESRPGVTSEVLTPEMSLAKFIRVKAEIPHLSVVGIAGPGDALANWEPVKKSIELIKAQSPDTIFCLSTNGLMLPHYGQEIIDLGVKHVTVTVNCLDAAIGAKIYHHAYYQGKYYVGEEAAEILCNNQLEGIKFLADHGVLVKVNMVMIKNINDEHIPAVVKKVKSLGALMTNIMPLIPAPGSVFQNFPQTSRKEVDAMRDMCQTDIFQMRHCQQCRADAIGLLTEDQSYKFRNAKPETVKPCSLRTKVYKVAVTSKHQKLVDLHYGHAEEFHIYETDGVAIRFVETRATQKYCLGAANCDETETTKDALIEGIADCAAVLTMRIGHEAQRRLQDHGISVIESCAGVEEGLLHAFHQLNHEADQASKACSGI, encoded by the coding sequence ATGGAAAATGAGTGTTCTAAGACTGCAGTGCCGGTGATACCGGAAGATTTGGCTGAAATGACGGCCAAACACCCTTGCTATTCTTTTGATGCCCATCACAAATATGCCAGGATGCATCTGCCGGTAGCGCCGGTCTGTAATATTAGCTGCAACTATTGCAACCGGAAATATGACTGTGTCAATGAAAGCCGTCCTGGTGTGACAAGCGAAGTATTAACTCCTGAAATGAGTTTGGCTAAGTTTATCCGGGTAAAGGCAGAAATCCCTCATTTGAGTGTTGTCGGGATTGCCGGCCCTGGTGATGCACTGGCCAACTGGGAGCCGGTAAAGAAAAGTATTGAGCTGATTAAAGCCCAATCGCCGGATACTATCTTTTGCCTGTCCACCAATGGCCTGATGCTGCCTCATTACGGGCAAGAGATTATTGACTTGGGAGTTAAGCATGTCACGGTCACGGTAAACTGTTTGGATGCTGCGATCGGGGCAAAAATTTACCACCATGCTTATTATCAGGGCAAGTATTATGTGGGCGAAGAGGCGGCTGAAATTCTTTGCAACAATCAGCTGGAAGGCATTAAATTTTTAGCGGATCACGGTGTCCTGGTAAAAGTTAATATGGTTATGATTAAAAATATCAATGATGAGCATATTCCGGCAGTAGTAAAAAAAGTAAAGAGTCTGGGAGCGCTGATGACCAATATTATGCCACTCATTCCAGCTCCAGGCAGCGTATTTCAAAACTTTCCCCAGACCAGCAGAAAAGAAGTGGATGCTATGCGGGATATGTGCCAAACAGATATCTTCCAAATGCGTCACTGTCAGCAATGCCGGGCTGATGCTATCGGGCTGCTGACAGAAGATCAATCTTATAAATTCCGTAATGCCAAGCCGGAAACGGTTAAACCATGCAGTCTGCGTACCAAGGTTTATAAAGTGGCGGTAACTTCCAAGCATCAGAAACTGGTGGATCTGCACTATGGTCATGCCGAGGAATTTCACATTTATGAGACCGATGGTGTGGCGATCCGGTTTGTTGAAACCAGAGCTACTCAAAAGTATTGTCTGGGTGCGGCAAATTGTGATGAAACAGAAACAACAAAAGATGCGCTCATTGAAGGGATTGCTGATTGTGCTGCTGTATTGACCATGCGGATTGGTCATGAAGCGCAAAGACGGCTGCAGGACCATGGTATTTCAGTCATCGAGTCTTGCGCCGGGGTCGAAGAAGGTTTACTGCACGCTTTCCATCAATTGAATCATGAAGCCGATCAAGCAAGTAAAGCTTGCAGTGGTATCTAG